AGGACGCCGCGAGTCTTAAAATCCCTCTGTTTTATCCATTTTTTCATGGCATCTTCTGCATTTCTAATATGAAAAATTAAAGCCTTTCCCGACTCTTGAGACAGTTCATAATGAAGATTTAGGAGGGTAAACTGATCTTCTTCATTAGAATACTCTCTGAAAAAATCCAGACCGGTTTCCCCAATGGCCTTGACAAAAGGATGACTGACCTGTCTTTTCAATGTCTCCCTGAATCCATCGGGCCACTCAGAAGAGGGAATATTTGGATGTATTCCTGCTGCAAAGTAAAGATCTTCATAAGAATTCCGCCATCCCAGACGTTCTTCAAAATTGCTGAGACTGACTCCGGCATCCAGGACGATTCCGGCTTCATTGTCTTTAAGAATTTTAAAGACTTCCTTCAGATCCATCCCTTTGCGTTTCATTTCAAGAATATGGAAATGACTGTCAGTCATCATTTTTTGTATGTTGATATCCATTCCACCCCACCGTATATGATCTGCGGTTTATGAACCGCCGTAAAAAA
The sequence above is a segment of the Oceanispirochaeta sp. genome. Coding sequences within it:
- a CDS encoding TatD family hydrolase, which translates into the protein MDINIQKMMTDSHFHILEMKRKGMDLKEVFKILKDNEAGIVLDAGVSLSNFEERLGWRNSYEDLYFAAGIHPNIPSSEWPDGFRETLKRQVSHPFVKAIGETGLDFFREYSNEEDQFTLLNLHYELSQESGKALIFHIRNAEDAMKKWIKQRDFKTRGVLHCFPGDFELAEIALEKGFYISYAGNVTFKNAGKIRESLNLVPLDRLLVETDAPYLSPHPKRGRENHPGLIGYTYEVIAEEKKVSIEELIQRVDMNLKSFLKLN